In a genomic window of Pelotomaculum thermopropionicum SI:
- the PabA gene encoding anthranilate/para-aminobenzoate synthases component II codes for MVLVIDNYDSFTYNLAQYFAELGEKVLVCRNDRITCDKINSLKPEYIVISPGPCTPSKAGISLPVISRFAGVIPILGVCLGHQAIGQAFGGKVVQAGKVMHGKTSLVHHSGRSIFRGVPSPFYAVRYHSLILDPECIPDCLEVTAWTGDGEIMGICHRRYPVAGVQFHPESIMSEHGYKILENFLRQG; via the coding sequence ATGGTTTTGGTAATTGACAATTACGATTCTTTTACTTACAACCTGGCACAGTATTTTGCCGAACTGGGCGAAAAGGTGCTGGTCTGCCGGAACGACAGGATTACCTGTGACAAAATTAATAGTCTTAAACCGGAGTATATTGTCATTTCCCCCGGTCCGTGTACTCCCAGCAAGGCAGGAATTTCCCTGCCGGTAATCAGCCGTTTTGCAGGGGTGATACCCATCCTTGGCGTTTGCCTGGGCCATCAGGCCATTGGGCAGGCTTTTGGCGGCAAGGTGGTGCAGGCGGGAAAAGTGATGCACGGGAAAACATCCCTTGTCCACCACAGCGGCAGGTCGATTTTTCGGGGCGTACCCTCTCCTTTTTATGCCGTCAGGTACCATTCCCTTATTTTGGATCCGGAATGCATTCCGGATTGCCTTGAGGTGACCGCCTGGACCGGGGATGGCGAGATTATGGGAATATGCCACAGGCGCTACCCGGTAGCAGGAGTCCAGTTTCACCCGGAATCGATCATGAGCGAGCATGGGTACAAAATACTGGAGAACTTCTTGAGACAGGGTTAA